AAGAGGATGATCAAGTCGAACTTCAGAAAGCAGAAGTATTCGATTTTTTAACACATGCACTACATATAAAAAGATAAAGTGAAACTGTAATTAGTGGTTTTTTTTTTATTCCCCACTGATTATTAGTTGAATCCATCAGAAATAAAAGGACGGATTCATTTCAAGTACAAACTGAATGATAATCATTCAGTTTGTTTTTATGGGTAGATGGATTGTTGTGAGGATATGAAAGGGTGGAAGGATAAATAAAAAACTACTGGGGCATTATTTTTGAGAGGAACTGTATGTACATCAATGAGTTTTACGGGAAGAGGTGTTAATAATTGAAGAAATCAATAAAAGAACAAAAGATGGTATTAATTATTCTTTTAAGTAATATATTTATTGCTTTTTTAGGCATTGGTTTAATTATTCCGGTTATGCCGTCCTTTATGAATATAATGGAGTTATCAGGAAAAACGATGGGGTATCTCGTTGCTGTATTTGCAATGGCTCAACTTCTTACGTCACCATTTACAGGGCGATGGGTAGATCGTTACGGTAGGAAGAAGATGATTATCATTGGATTATTCATTTTTGGTGTTTCAGAACTTATCTTTGGATTAGGAAAAGATGTATGGATGCTTTATATAGCAAGGGTGTTAGGAGGAATTAGTGCCGCGTTTATTATGCCTGGTGTTACGGCATATGTTGCGGACATTACATCCATTCAGGAACGGCCAAAGGCGATGGGCTATCTTTCTGCGGCTATTAGTACCGGCTTTATTATAGGACCAGGCATCGGCGGATTTATTGCAGAATACGGTATACGTGTACCTTTCTTTGTTGCAGCAGCTATTGCCTTTTTAGCATGCATTATTTCCATATTTATTTTGAAAGAGCCGTTAACGAAAGAGCAGCTTGCGGAAATTTCTGCTAATACGAAGCAATCAAGTTTTATTGGTGATTTAAAGAAATCATTAAATCCACTTTACTCAATCGCATTTATAATTGTATTTGTACTCGCTTTCGGTTTATCAGCATATGAAACAGTTTTTAGTCTGTTTTCTGATCATAAATTTGGTTTCACACCGAAGGATATCGCTGCGATTATTACAATAAGCTCGATCTTTGGGGTCGTTGTACAAGTATTTATGTTCGGAAAATTAGTGGACATATTCGGCGAAAAGGTTTTGATTCAAATATGTTTAATTGCAGGTGCAATATTAGCAGTGGTTTCAACTTTAGTCTTTAATTATTGGATCGTGTTACTTGTAACTTGTTTTATCTTCCTCGCATTTGATTTACTTCGTCCGGCTTTAACGACGTTTTTATCAAAAGCAGCTGGAAAAGAACAAGGATTTGTTGCTGGAATGAACTCAACTTATACGAGTTTAGGGAATATCGCTGGACCGGCTCTGGGCGGAATATTATTTGATATAAACATTCATTATCCGTATCTTTTCTCTGGTGT
The DNA window shown above is from Bacillus clarus and carries:
- a CDS encoding MFS transporter, whose product is MKKSIKEQKMVLIILLSNIFIAFLGIGLIIPVMPSFMNIMELSGKTMGYLVAVFAMAQLLTSPFTGRWVDRYGRKKMIIIGLFIFGVSELIFGLGKDVWMLYIARVLGGISAAFIMPGVTAYVADITSIQERPKAMGYLSAAISTGFIIGPGIGGFIAEYGIRVPFFVAAAIAFLACIISIFILKEPLTKEQLAEISANTKQSSFIGDLKKSLNPLYSIAFIIVFVLAFGLSAYETVFSLFSDHKFGFTPKDIAAIITISSIFGVVVQVFMFGKLVDIFGEKVLIQICLIAGAILAVVSTLVFNYWIVLLVTCFIFLAFDLLRPALTTFLSKAAGKEQGFVAGMNSTYTSLGNIAGPALGGILFDINIHYPYLFSGVVMVIGLGITFMWREKQLAESLAK